A genomic window from Silene latifolia isolate original U9 population chromosome Y, ASM4854445v1, whole genome shotgun sequence includes:
- the LOC141628869 gene encoding uncharacterized protein LOC141628869, whose product MADQPMGYYNRPDPNRAYLAINYGALAPNTFELRHHVSNYMQQDIFHGMKSEDAHQHLTSFKEKAGSIKHNGVTEEQMLLMLFPITLKNNANKWFNSDEPGTFTTWEYLSKAFINKFYPPSKTARIRHEIQTFKQ is encoded by the coding sequence ATGGCAGACCAACCTATGGGGTATTACAATAGGCCGGATCCCAACCGTGCTTATTTGGCCATCAACTATGGAGCTCTCGCTCCCAATACATTCGAGCTTCGTCACCATGTGAGCAACTACATGCAACAAGATATCTTCCATGGAATGAAAAGTGAGGATGCACACCAACATCTGACCTCATTCAAAGAGAAAGCAGGTTCTATCAAGCACAACGGTGTAACCGAAGAGCAAATGCTCTTAATGCTCTTCCCCATCACCTTGAAAAACAATGCTAATAAGTGGTTTAATTCTGATGAGCCGGGCACATTTACCACTTGGGAATATTTATCCAAGGCTTTCATCAACAAGTTTTACCCACCATCGAAGACCGCAAGGATTCGCCATGagattcaaacattcaaacaatGA
- the LOC141628871 gene encoding uncharacterized protein LOC141628871, producing the protein MNEERKFSKFLDMLKKLEVSLPFTEVVTQMTLYTKFLKDVLTKKRSTGGDGLVSLRGECSAILLNPMPEKLQDPGSFSIPYTVGNMSINRALCDLRSSVSILPIPIARKIRLHDMIPTSMTLQLADRSVQRPMGMIEDMPVKVGNFYIPVDFLVLDIPKDQETPIILGRPFLATKNVNINVKLTFKVGGNVVEFSLPGAISKPMFESVYSIDMLEEAIEEAKDKCSGEHLEEDYEALPPILDEVEGKYPPKVDLKPLPPSFEYAYLNEAHSFPVIINADLMASQK; encoded by the coding sequence ATGAATGAGGAGAGGAAGTTCTCCAAATTCTTGGACATGTTGAAGAAGCTTGAAGTTTCATTACCTTTCACCGAGGTAGTGACACAAATGACGCTCTACACAAAATTCTTGAAGGATGTGTTGACCAAGAAGAGAAGCACTGGAGGAGATGGTCTAGTTTCTCTTAGAGGAGAATGTAGTGCGATCTTACTCAATCCCATGCCAGAGAAACTacaagatccgggtagtttttccatCCCTTACACGGTGGGTAACATGAGCATTAATAGGGCACTTTGTGATCTGCGTTCTAGTGTGAGCATATTACCTATTCCCATTGCGAGGAAAATCAGGTTACATGACATGATTCCTACCTCCATGACACTACAACTAGCCGATAGATCGGTACAAAGACCGATGGGTATGATTGAGGACATGCCGGTTAAGGTTGGAAACTTCTACATCCCGGTGGATTTCTTAGTACTTGACATCCCGAAGGATCAAGAAACGCCTATTATACTTGGAAGACCCTTCCTAGCAACAAAAAATGTTAATATTAACGTCAAACTCACCTTCAAGGTTGGAGGGAATGTAGTTGAATTCTCTTTGCCCGGAGCCATATCAAAACCTATGTTCGAAAGTGTTTACTCCATAGACATGTTGGAAGAAGCTATTGAAGAAGCTAAGGACAAATGCTCGGGGGAGCATTTGGAGGAAGATTATGAAGCTCTACCACCTATCTTGGATGAAGTTGAGGGTAAGTACCCTCCAAAGGTAGATCTTAAACCTTTACCCCCCTCCTTTGAGTATGCCTATCTCAATGAGGCGCACTCCTTCCCCGTGATCATCAATGCGGACCTAATGGCTTCCCAAAAATAA